The proteins below are encoded in one region of Apium graveolens cultivar Ventura chromosome 4, ASM990537v1, whole genome shotgun sequence:
- the LOC141720379 gene encoding uncharacterized protein LOC141720379 isoform X3, with translation MRLNSSIISRATKMKLIIQYGVGLEGVDIHAATTHGIKVAKIPSAKTGNAASCAEMAIYLMLGLLRKQNEMESSVKKKIVGQPVGETLLGKTVFIMGFGDIGFQLAKRLRPFGVKVLATKRNWDSTLQSNGGLSTVQGTYEDLVDEKGSLEDFHKFAQAADIVVCCLAMNSETAGIVNKSFISSMKKGAHLVNIARGGLLNYEAVLSHLKSGHLGGLGIDVAWTEPFDPDDPVFKFPNVILTPHVAGVTEFSYRSMAKVVGDVAIQLQEGAPLTGIEFVN, from the exons ATGCGGTTAAACTCGAGTATCATTTCTCGTGCAACTAAGATGAAGCTTATAATACAGTACGGTGTGGGCCTAGaag GTGTTGATATTCATGCTGCTACAACACATGGAATAAAAGTTGCTAAAATTCCTAGTGCCAAAACTGGAAATGCAGCCTCATGTGCTGAAATGGCAATATATCTGATGCTCGGTCTTCTGCGTAAGCAA AATGAGATGGAAAGCTCTGTAAAGAAAAAGATCGTTGGACAGCCAGTTGGTGAAACACTGCTAGGAAAAACA GTATTCATTATGGGATTCGGAGATATTGGGTTCCAATTGGCAAAGCGCCTGCGCCCATTTGGAGTGAAAGTCCTTGCAACAAAACGGAATTGGGACTCAACTTTACAAAGCAACGGAG GGTTGTCTACTGTGCAAGGAACATATGAGGATCTGGTTGATGAGAAGGGTAGCCTAGAGGATTTCCACAAATTCGCCCAAGCTGCTGATATAGTTGTCTGTTGTTTGGCAATGAATAGCGAAACG GCTGGCATAGTAAACAAATCTTTTATATCTTCCATGAAAAAG GGTGCGCACTTAGTGAATATTGCTCGAGGGGGTCTTTTGAACTATGAGGCTGTTCTATCCCATCTTAAATCAGGCCACTTGGGAGGGTTAGGCATTGATGTTGCTTGGACAGAACCATTTGATCCAGATGATCCcgtcttcaagttcccaaatGTGATACTGACTCCGCATGTTGCAGGCGTCACAGAATTTTCCTATAGATCGATGGCAAAG GTGGTGGGCGATGTAGCCATTCAACTGCAAGAAGGGGCTCCTTTGACAGGAATAGAGTTTGTCAATTAA
- the LOC141720379 gene encoding uncharacterized protein LOC141720379 isoform X1 has product MNRVVSTAAATFGKYSKRMSGEAETRLLFCGPHFAAADTYTREYLQTHHPLIQVDNVPLDGVAHVIANYDMCVVKSMRLNSSIISRATKMKLIIQYGVGLEGVDIHAATTHGIKVAKIPSAKTGNAASCAEMAIYLMLGLLRKQNEMESSVKKKIVGQPVGETLLGKTVFIMGFGDIGFQLAKRLRPFGVKVLATKRNWDSTLQSNGGLSTVQGTYEDLVDEKGSLEDFHKFAQAADIVVCCLAMNSETAGIVNKSFISSMKKGAHLVNIARGGLLNYEAVLSHLKSGHLGGLGIDVAWTEPFDPDDPVFKFPNVILTPHVAGVTEFSYRSMAKVVGDVAIQLQEGAPLTGIEFVN; this is encoded by the exons ATGAATCGGGTTGTTTCAACAGCAGCAGCAACATTTGGAAAATATAGCAAGAGAATGAGCGGCGAAGCAGAGACCCGTCTTCTGTTTTGCGGCCCTCATTTCGCTGCTGCCGATACCTATACCAGAGAGTATTTACAAACCCACCACCCCCTTATCCAG GTAGATAATGTTCCGTTGGATGGCGTTGCTCATGTTATTGCCAACTATGACATGTGTGTAGTGAAAAGCATGCGGTTAAACTCGAGTATCATTTCTCGTGCAACTAAGATGAAGCTTATAATACAGTACGGTGTGGGCCTAGaag GTGTTGATATTCATGCTGCTACAACACATGGAATAAAAGTTGCTAAAATTCCTAGTGCCAAAACTGGAAATGCAGCCTCATGTGCTGAAATGGCAATATATCTGATGCTCGGTCTTCTGCGTAAGCAA AATGAGATGGAAAGCTCTGTAAAGAAAAAGATCGTTGGACAGCCAGTTGGTGAAACACTGCTAGGAAAAACA GTATTCATTATGGGATTCGGAGATATTGGGTTCCAATTGGCAAAGCGCCTGCGCCCATTTGGAGTGAAAGTCCTTGCAACAAAACGGAATTGGGACTCAACTTTACAAAGCAACGGAG GGTTGTCTACTGTGCAAGGAACATATGAGGATCTGGTTGATGAGAAGGGTAGCCTAGAGGATTTCCACAAATTCGCCCAAGCTGCTGATATAGTTGTCTGTTGTTTGGCAATGAATAGCGAAACG GCTGGCATAGTAAACAAATCTTTTATATCTTCCATGAAAAAG GGTGCGCACTTAGTGAATATTGCTCGAGGGGGTCTTTTGAACTATGAGGCTGTTCTATCCCATCTTAAATCAGGCCACTTGGGAGGGTTAGGCATTGATGTTGCTTGGACAGAACCATTTGATCCAGATGATCCcgtcttcaagttcccaaatGTGATACTGACTCCGCATGTTGCAGGCGTCACAGAATTTTCCTATAGATCGATGGCAAAG GTGGTGGGCGATGTAGCCATTCAACTGCAAGAAGGGGCTCCTTTGACAGGAATAGAGTTTGTCAATTAA
- the LOC141720379 gene encoding uncharacterized protein LOC141720379 isoform X2 — protein sequence MNRVVSTAAATFGKYSKRMSGEAETRLLFCGPHFAAADTYTREYLQTHHPLIQVDNVPLDGVAHVIANYDMCVVKSMRLNSSIISRATKMKLIIQYGVGLEGVDIHAATTHGIKVAKIPSAKTGNAASCAEMAIYLMLGLLRKQNEMESSVKKKIVGQPVGETLLGKTVFIMGFGDIGFQLAKRLRPFGVKVLATKRNWDSTLQSNGGTYEDLVDEKGSLEDFHKFAQAADIVVCCLAMNSETAGIVNKSFISSMKKGAHLVNIARGGLLNYEAVLSHLKSGHLGGLGIDVAWTEPFDPDDPVFKFPNVILTPHVAGVTEFSYRSMAKVVGDVAIQLQEGAPLTGIEFVN from the exons ATGAATCGGGTTGTTTCAACAGCAGCAGCAACATTTGGAAAATATAGCAAGAGAATGAGCGGCGAAGCAGAGACCCGTCTTCTGTTTTGCGGCCCTCATTTCGCTGCTGCCGATACCTATACCAGAGAGTATTTACAAACCCACCACCCCCTTATCCAG GTAGATAATGTTCCGTTGGATGGCGTTGCTCATGTTATTGCCAACTATGACATGTGTGTAGTGAAAAGCATGCGGTTAAACTCGAGTATCATTTCTCGTGCAACTAAGATGAAGCTTATAATACAGTACGGTGTGGGCCTAGaag GTGTTGATATTCATGCTGCTACAACACATGGAATAAAAGTTGCTAAAATTCCTAGTGCCAAAACTGGAAATGCAGCCTCATGTGCTGAAATGGCAATATATCTGATGCTCGGTCTTCTGCGTAAGCAA AATGAGATGGAAAGCTCTGTAAAGAAAAAGATCGTTGGACAGCCAGTTGGTGAAACACTGCTAGGAAAAACA GTATTCATTATGGGATTCGGAGATATTGGGTTCCAATTGGCAAAGCGCCTGCGCCCATTTGGAGTGAAAGTCCTTGCAACAAAACGGAATTGGGACTCAACTTTACAAAGCAACGGAG GAACATATGAGGATCTGGTTGATGAGAAGGGTAGCCTAGAGGATTTCCACAAATTCGCCCAAGCTGCTGATATAGTTGTCTGTTGTTTGGCAATGAATAGCGAAACG GCTGGCATAGTAAACAAATCTTTTATATCTTCCATGAAAAAG GGTGCGCACTTAGTGAATATTGCTCGAGGGGGTCTTTTGAACTATGAGGCTGTTCTATCCCATCTTAAATCAGGCCACTTGGGAGGGTTAGGCATTGATGTTGCTTGGACAGAACCATTTGATCCAGATGATCCcgtcttcaagttcccaaatGTGATACTGACTCCGCATGTTGCAGGCGTCACAGAATTTTCCTATAGATCGATGGCAAAG GTGGTGGGCGATGTAGCCATTCAACTGCAAGAAGGGGCTCCTTTGACAGGAATAGAGTTTGTCAATTAA